The following proteins are co-located in the Oceanimonas sp. GK1 genome:
- the phaC gene encoding class I poly(R)-hydroxyalkanoic acid synthase gives MQQNNIFEGGDPIRQFFQWNETVWSDLQKASLGDNPVTQALSRVNAEDLNTFYEVVSSNPVRLLDMQMQWWQGQLAICQNSMLRAVDRSAASVITDPPGDRRFQHQGWKEDPNFDFLRQSYLHFANSLMQTLDAVEGLPDPVRQRLIFFFRQTINALSPSNFIWSNPELLHRTLEEKGANLVKGISLFQEDLANSANLLKIRMTRQSAFELGKDLATTPGEVVFRNDIFELIQYGATTEQVHQTPLLVIPPFINKFYILDLREQNSLVRWLRDQGHTVFLMSWRNPGKEQASIGFQDLIHSGTMEAIRVIERITAEKEVNAIGYCIGGTLLASTMALYAARRMKPRVKSATFLTTLLDFTQPGEVGVFINEPVVGAMEQMNDTQGFFDGRQMAVTFSLLRENSLYWNYYIDNYLKGEEPADFDILYWNSDSTNLSATCASFLLRELYLDNKLSRGEVKVGNFGIDLSKVQTPSYFLSTKDDHIALWDATFKGSTLLGSDTTLVLGESGHVAGVVNPPAKNKYGYWLSDEGFESPEQWLASARREAGSWWPHWQQWVTPHLGKSVAPRAIGNEECPGLMPAPGRYVQQTLPIEE, from the coding sequence ATGCAGCAGAACAACATCTTTGAGGGCGGCGACCCCATTCGCCAGTTTTTTCAGTGGAATGAGACCGTCTGGTCCGATTTACAGAAAGCCAGCCTGGGCGACAATCCGGTAACTCAGGCCCTGTCCCGGGTCAATGCCGAGGATCTGAATACGTTTTACGAGGTGGTGTCCAGCAATCCGGTGCGCCTGCTCGACATGCAGATGCAGTGGTGGCAGGGCCAGCTGGCCATTTGCCAGAACAGCATGCTGCGGGCCGTGGATCGCAGCGCCGCGAGTGTGATTACGGATCCGCCCGGTGACCGCCGCTTTCAGCACCAGGGCTGGAAAGAGGATCCCAACTTTGATTTTCTGCGCCAGTCCTACCTGCACTTCGCCAATTCCCTGATGCAGACGCTGGATGCGGTGGAAGGCCTGCCGGATCCGGTGCGCCAGCGGCTGATTTTCTTTTTCCGCCAGACCATCAATGCCCTGTCGCCCAGCAATTTTATCTGGAGCAACCCCGAGCTGCTGCACCGCACTCTGGAAGAAAAGGGGGCCAACCTGGTCAAGGGCATCAGCCTGTTTCAGGAAGATCTGGCCAACAGCGCCAACCTGCTGAAAATTCGCATGACCCGCCAGTCCGCCTTTGAACTGGGCAAGGATCTGGCCACCACCCCGGGTGAGGTGGTATTCCGTAACGACATTTTTGAGCTGATCCAGTATGGCGCCACCACCGAGCAGGTGCACCAGACGCCCTTGCTGGTGATCCCACCCTTTATCAACAAGTTCTATATTCTGGATCTGCGCGAACAGAACTCTCTGGTGCGCTGGCTCAGGGATCAGGGTCATACCGTCTTCCTGATGTCCTGGCGCAATCCGGGCAAAGAGCAGGCCAGCATCGGCTTTCAGGATCTGATCCACTCGGGCACCATGGAAGCCATTCGCGTGATTGAGCGCATTACCGCGGAAAAGGAAGTCAACGCCATCGGTTACTGCATTGGCGGTACCCTGCTGGCCAGCACCATGGCCCTGTATGCCGCCCGGCGGATGAAGCCGAGAGTGAAAAGCGCCACCTTCCTCACCACTCTGCTCGACTTCACCCAGCCGGGAGAAGTGGGAGTCTTTATCAACGAGCCCGTGGTCGGTGCCATGGAGCAGATGAATGATACCCAGGGGTTCTTTGATGGTCGTCAGATGGCGGTGACCTTCAGCCTGCTCAGGGAAAACAGCCTGTACTGGAACTATTACATCGATAATTACCTCAAGGGCGAGGAGCCGGCGGATTTCGACATTCTGTACTGGAACAGCGACAGCACCAACCTGAGCGCCACCTGTGCCAGTTTCCTGCTGCGGGAGCTTTATCTCGACAACAAGCTGAGCCGGGGCGAGGTCAAGGTCGGCAACTTCGGGATTGATCTGTCCAAGGTACAGACACCGAGCTATTTCCTGTCCACCAAGGACGATCATATTGCCCTGTGGGACGCCACCTTCAAGGGGTCGACCCTGCTTGGCAGCGACACCACCCTGGTGCTGGGCGAGTCGGGCCACGTGGCCGGGGTGGTCAACCCGCCCGCCAAAAACAAGTACGGTTACTGGCTGAGTGACGAAGGCTTTGAGTCGCCGGAGCAGTGGCTGGCTTCGGCCAGGCGTGAAGCCGGCTCCTGGTGGCCGCACTGGCAGCAGTGGGTCACGCCTCACCTGGGCAAGTCCGTTGCCCCCCGCGCCATCGGCAATGAGGAATGCCCGGGCCTGATGCCGGCCCCGGGCCGTTACGTGCAGCAGACCCTGCCGATAGAAGAGTAA
- a CDS encoding LPP leucine zipper domain-containing protein: MRNKMMMVGGVVGALMLAGCSSTTALEEKLDSLSQDVQAVQQGQQSNAAKIDRLAADVAEARASADRANSRLDQMGRYTK, encoded by the coding sequence ATGCGTAATAAAATGATGATGGTTGGTGGTGTTGTTGGTGCCCTGATGCTGGCCGGTTGTAGCTCCACTACCGCTCTGGAAGAGAAACTGGACAGCCTGTCTCAGGACGTTCAGGCCGTTCAGCAAGGTCAGCAGTCTAACGCTGCCAAGATCGACCGTCTGGCTGCCGACGTTGCCGAAGCTCGCGCTTCTGCCGATCGCGCCAACTCTCGTCTGGATCAGATGGGCCGTTACACCAAGTAA
- a CDS encoding DUF2788 domain-containing protein, with protein sequence MSLDQIELLESLGLKLFFVAIFLLIGLAIQDVLKRGNVPKFGRFVVWLVLFLGCAGFIAKGIIEAAWESGGLG encoded by the coding sequence ATGTCATTGGATCAAATCGAGCTGCTGGAAAGCCTGGGCCTGAAGCTGTTTTTTGTGGCCATATTTTTGCTGATCGGACTGGCTATTCAGGATGTGCTCAAGCGCGGTAACGTGCCCAAATTTGGTCGCTTTGTGGTGTGGCTGGTGCTGTTTCTGGGCTGTGCCGGTTTTATCGCCAAAGGCATTATCGAGGCGGCCTGGGAAAGCGGTGGTCTGGGCTGA
- the fur gene encoding ferric iron uptake transcriptional regulator, whose product MADNNQALKKAGLKVTLPRVKILELLQQPETQHVSAEELYKLLIDQGEEIGLATVYRVLNQFDDAGIVTRHHFEGGKSVFELATQEHHDHLVCLDCGKVIEFHDEVIEQRQRDIASQFNIKLTNHSLYLYGHCNNDECNHNDE is encoded by the coding sequence ATGGCCGATAACAATCAAGCACTGAAAAAAGCAGGACTCAAGGTCACACTCCCCCGGGTCAAGATCCTGGAGCTGCTGCAGCAACCCGAAACCCAGCATGTCAGTGCCGAAGAGCTGTACAAGCTGCTGATCGATCAGGGCGAGGAAATCGGTCTGGCCACCGTATACCGAGTGCTGAACCAGTTCGATGATGCCGGTATCGTCACCCGCCATCATTTTGAAGGCGGCAAGTCGGTGTTTGAGCTGGCCACCCAGGAGCACCACGACCATCTGGTGTGCCTCGACTGCGGCAAGGTGATCGAGTTTCATGATGAGGTCATCGAACAGCGCCAGCGTGACATCGCCAGCCAGTTCAACATCAAGCTGACCAACCACAGCCTGTACCTTTACGGCCACTGCAACAACGATGAATGCAACCATAACGACGAATAA
- the phbB gene encoding acetoacetyl-CoA reductase, with protein MTDKKVALVTGAAGGIGTEVCRLFVNNGYKVLATHRPGKEQQAANWLQEEGLSGQDVQLLALDVTDHTAISEVLANTLRELGRIDVLVNNAGITRDATFKKMSWEQWKEVMDTNLNSLFSVTQPIFNQMCEQGSGRIINISSVNGLKGQFGQANYSAAKAGMIGFTKALAAEGARFGVTVNAVAPGYTATPMVTAIREDVLDSIKATIPLKRLATTEEVAGAVLYLAGEHGGYVTGETLSVNGGLYMQ; from the coding sequence ATGACCGACAAAAAAGTCGCTTTGGTAACCGGTGCTGCGGGCGGAATTGGTACAGAAGTATGTCGTTTGTTTGTAAACAATGGCTACAAGGTGCTGGCTACTCACCGTCCGGGAAAGGAACAGCAGGCTGCCAACTGGCTGCAGGAAGAAGGCCTGTCCGGTCAGGATGTACAGCTGCTGGCTCTGGATGTTACCGATCACACGGCGATTAGTGAAGTACTGGCGAATACCCTGCGGGAATTGGGACGCATCGATGTGCTGGTCAACAATGCCGGCATTACTCGCGACGCCACCTTCAAAAAAATGTCCTGGGAGCAGTGGAAAGAAGTCATGGACACCAACCTGAACAGCCTGTTCAGCGTAACCCAGCCGATTTTCAATCAGATGTGCGAGCAGGGCAGCGGTCGCATTATCAATATTTCCTCCGTAAATGGTCTCAAGGGTCAGTTTGGCCAGGCCAACTATTCTGCCGCCAAGGCCGGCATGATTGGTTTCACCAAGGCCCTGGCCGCCGAAGGGGCCCGTTTTGGCGTAACCGTCAATGCCGTGGCGCCGGGTTATACCGCCACTCCCATGGTCACCGCCATTCGTGAAGACGTGCTCGATTCCATCAAAGCCACCATTCCTCTCAAGCGCCTGGCCACCACTGAAGAAGTGGCCGGAGCGGTACTGTATCTGGCCGGTGAGCACGGCGGTTACGTGACCGGTGAAACCCTGTCAGTCAACGGCGGCCTGTACATGCAGTAA
- a CDS encoding acetyl-CoA C-acetyltransferase: MSEPVYIVAAKRTPIGAFLGSLKTVAPADLAAAAIKGALEQAKLSGKDVNEVIVGNVISAGQGMGIGRQAALAAGIPAGIPAYTLNMVCGSGMKTLMDACAHIKAGDAEVVVAAGCENMSQIPHVVKGDLRNGQKMGDMTLSDLLLSDGLTDVFNQYHMGVTAENVVAQENISREEQDALAVASQSKAVAAIEAGFFKDEIVPVEVSSRKEVLTIDTDEYPKAGTTTEALAKLRPAFKREGGSVTAGNASGINDGGSAIIVASKSAVERLGLTPLAEVVSYGQGGIDPAIMGLGPVPAIAQALDKAGLKLADIERFELNEAFAGQALGVVRQLSNQHGIAEQALLEKTNKNGGAIALGHPLGASGNRIMVTLLYELQRSNANLGLASLCVGGGMGTAVILKRV, translated from the coding sequence ATGTCTGAACCTGTATACATTGTTGCAGCTAAACGCACCCCCATTGGCGCCTTTCTGGGCTCGCTGAAAACCGTTGCTCCCGCCGATCTGGCAGCCGCCGCCATTAAAGGCGCCCTAGAGCAGGCCAAACTGTCCGGCAAGGATGTGAACGAAGTGATCGTCGGCAACGTGATCAGCGCCGGCCAGGGCATGGGCATTGGCCGCCAGGCCGCGCTGGCCGCGGGCATTCCCGCCGGCATTCCCGCCTATACCCTGAACATGGTGTGCGGCAGCGGCATGAAAACCCTGATGGACGCCTGCGCCCACATCAAGGCCGGTGACGCCGAGGTGGTGGTGGCCGCGGGCTGTGAAAACATGTCGCAAATTCCCCATGTGGTGAAAGGCGATTTGCGCAACGGCCAGAAGATGGGCGACATGACCCTGTCCGACCTGCTGCTGAGTGACGGCCTGACCGACGTGTTCAACCAGTACCACATGGGCGTGACCGCCGAAAACGTGGTGGCCCAGGAAAACATCAGCCGTGAAGAGCAGGATGCCCTGGCCGTGGCCAGCCAGAGCAAGGCGGTGGCCGCCATTGAGGCCGGCTTCTTCAAGGACGAAATCGTGCCGGTGGAAGTGAGCTCCCGCAAGGAAGTGCTGACCATTGACACCGACGAATATCCCAAGGCTGGCACCACCACCGAGGCCCTGGCCAAGCTGCGTCCGGCGTTCAAGCGTGAGGGTGGCTCGGTGACTGCGGGTAACGCGTCCGGCATCAACGACGGCGGCAGCGCTATCATTGTGGCCAGCAAGTCCGCCGTGGAGCGGCTGGGCCTGACTCCCCTGGCCGAGGTGGTGAGCTATGGTCAGGGCGGCATCGATCCGGCAATCATGGGACTGGGCCCGGTGCCCGCCATTGCCCAGGCGCTGGACAAGGCCGGTCTGAAACTGGCCGATATCGAGCGTTTCGAGCTTAACGAAGCCTTTGCCGGCCAGGCGCTGGGTGTGGTACGCCAGCTGTCGAACCAGCATGGCATCGCCGAGCAGGCGCTGCTGGAAAAAACCAACAAGAACGGCGGTGCCATTGCCCTGGGTCATCCTCTGGGTGCGTCCGGCAACCGCATCATGGTAACTCTGCTGTATGAACTGCAGCGCAGCAACGCCAACCTTGGCCTGGCCTCCCTGTGTGTGGGCGGCGGTATGGGCACGGCGGTCATCCTCAAGCGGGTGTAA
- a CDS encoding phasin family protein, whose protein sequence is MYTDIFKTFNDQTEKTFGPLYQYNQLVAKNFTALTNLQLEAARQYADIGLAQLQANSQIRDVQGLVASGAKQLETMTRISQQMIEDGKKLAELSQEFKAALESLAADANKG, encoded by the coding sequence ATGTACACGGATATTTTCAAAACCTTCAACGACCAGACTGAAAAGACCTTTGGTCCTCTGTATCAGTACAACCAGCTGGTTGCCAAAAACTTTACCGCCCTGACCAACCTGCAGCTGGAAGCGGCTCGTCAGTACGCCGATATTGGCCTGGCCCAGTTGCAGGCCAACAGCCAGATCCGCGATGTGCAGGGCCTGGTGGCCAGCGGCGCCAAGCAGCTGGAAACCATGACCCGCATCAGTCAGCAAATGATCGAAGACGGCAAGAAGCTGGCCGAACTCTCCCAGGAGTTCAAGGCCGCGCTGGAAAGCCTGGCTGCGGACGCCAACAAGGGTTGA
- a CDS encoding L,D-transpeptidase family protein: MKLLSAILLSLLLPLSLAEASVRPLPLPEDRGQPVGQILIHTAQEGDTLAALARYYGVSPILIMAANPERDLLLLRPGDRVVIPNQMLLPRAETQGIVINLAELRLYYYPENEDQVYVFPIGIGRVGRATPEMVTSISQMRENPTWTPTANTRREYAAKGIPLPAVVPAGPDNPLGEYAMRLAYGSGEYLIHGTNDPLDVGLRSSAGCIRMYPEHVEWLFAQVDKGTRVQIVNQSLKVSTDEYGQTFVESHEPLTAEGQVDTRPIDMSELEPLLQNGLDRSTLERIISQQQATPQLVGQTLY, translated from the coding sequence ATGAAACTGTTAAGCGCCATACTGCTGAGCCTGCTGCTGCCGCTATCCCTGGCCGAGGCCTCGGTGCGCCCGCTGCCTCTGCCCGAGGACAGGGGCCAGCCGGTCGGACAAATTCTGATCCACACCGCCCAGGAAGGTGACACCCTGGCCGCCCTGGCCCGGTATTACGGTGTCAGCCCCATTCTGATCATGGCTGCCAATCCGGAGCGGGATCTGCTGCTGCTGCGTCCCGGTGACCGGGTGGTGATCCCCAACCAGATGCTGCTGCCCCGGGCCGAGACGCAAGGGATTGTCATCAACCTGGCGGAACTGCGGCTGTACTACTATCCGGAAAATGAAGATCAGGTCTACGTGTTTCCCATTGGCATCGGCCGGGTGGGCCGGGCCACCCCCGAAATGGTGACCTCCATTTCCCAGATGCGGGAAAACCCGACCTGGACGCCCACCGCCAACACTCGGCGGGAATACGCCGCCAAGGGCATTCCCCTGCCTGCCGTGGTGCCGGCCGGCCCCGACAATCCCCTGGGTGAATACGCCATGCGCCTGGCCTATGGTAGCGGTGAATACCTGATCCACGGCACCAATGATCCCCTCGACGTGGGGCTGCGCTCCAGCGCCGGCTGCATTCGCATGTATCCGGAGCACGTGGAATGGCTGTTCGCCCAGGTGGACAAGGGCACTCGGGTACAAATCGTCAACCAGTCGCTGAAAGTCAGCACCGACGAATATGGCCAGACCTTTGTGGAGTCTCACGAGCCACTGACCGCAGAAGGCCAGGTCGATACCCGTCCGATAGACATGAGTGAACTGGAGCCGCTGCTGCAAAACGGGCTCGACAGAAGCACCCTGGAGCGCATTATCAGCCAGCAACAGGCCACTCCCCAGCTGGTAGGACAGACCCTGTATTAA
- the fldA gene encoding flavodoxin FldA, protein MASVGLFFGSDTGNTEAVAKMIQKELGKHLVEVRDIAKSTKEDIAGFDLLLLGIPTWYYGESQADWDDFFPELEQIDFNDKLVAIFGCGDQEDYAEYFLDAMGTLKDIVESRGAIIIGHWPTEGYDFEASRALVDDAHFVGLGIDEDRQPELTQDRVKAWCKQIYEEMCLKELEG, encoded by the coding sequence ATGGCAAGTGTAGGTCTGTTTTTTGGAAGTGATACCGGCAATACCGAAGCCGTGGCCAAGATGATCCAGAAAGAGCTGGGCAAACATCTGGTCGAGGTGCGCGATATTGCCAAGAGCACCAAGGAAGACATCGCCGGATTTGATCTGCTGCTGCTGGGCATTCCCACCTGGTACTATGGTGAATCCCAGGCCGACTGGGACGATTTCTTTCCCGAGCTGGAGCAGATCGACTTCAACGACAAGCTGGTCGCCATTTTTGGCTGCGGCGATCAGGAAGACTATGCCGAGTACTTCCTCGACGCCATGGGCACCCTGAAGGACATCGTTGAATCCAGGGGCGCCATCATCATCGGCCACTGGCCCACCGAAGGTTACGACTTCGAAGCCTCACGGGCCCTGGTGGACGATGCCCATTTCGTGGGGCTCGGCATTGACGAGGATCGCCAGCCCGAGCTGACTCAGGACAGGGTCAAGGCCTGGTGCAAGCAGATCTACGAAGAAATGTGCCTGAAAGAGCTGGAAGGTTAA
- a CDS encoding alpha/beta fold hydrolase has protein sequence MQLNYRRQGQGMPVMLVHGLFGNLDNLNGLNRALSDHFDVITVDLRNHGLSPRSEEMTYAAMADDLLALSEQLQLDRPALVGHSMGGKAVMMAAGLAPERVRALVVADMAPVAYREARHREVFAGLQAVIDAGCQSRRDADAVLARHVAIAGVRQFLLKSFVAEEADWRFNVAALHDAYQHIMGWPGLPAPFEGPVLFIKGSESDYLLPEHQPEVQAQFPHARARVIQDAGHWLHAEKPQAFNRLVQDFLLSVS, from the coding sequence ATGCAACTGAACTATCGCCGCCAGGGCCAGGGTATGCCGGTCATGCTTGTGCACGGCCTGTTTGGCAACCTGGACAACCTCAACGGCCTGAACCGGGCCCTGAGTGACCATTTTGATGTCATTACCGTTGACCTGCGCAACCACGGCCTGTCGCCCCGCAGCGAGGAAATGACCTACGCCGCCATGGCCGACGACCTACTCGCGCTGAGTGAGCAACTGCAACTGGACAGGCCCGCCCTGGTGGGACACTCCATGGGCGGCAAGGCGGTAATGATGGCCGCCGGCCTGGCTCCCGAGCGGGTGCGGGCCCTGGTGGTGGCCGACATGGCGCCGGTGGCCTACCGGGAAGCCCGCCACCGGGAGGTATTCGCCGGTCTGCAGGCGGTGATCGACGCCGGCTGCCAAAGCCGCCGGGACGCCGACGCCGTGCTCGCCCGGCATGTGGCCATCGCCGGTGTACGCCAGTTTTTGCTCAAGTCCTTTGTGGCCGAAGAGGCAGACTGGCGGTTCAATGTGGCGGCACTGCATGACGCCTACCAGCACATCATGGGCTGGCCCGGCCTGCCCGCGCCCTTTGAAGGGCCGGTGCTGTTTATCAAGGGCAGCGAATCCGATTACCTGCTGCCCGAGCATCAGCCCGAGGTACAGGCCCAGTTTCCCCATGCCCGGGCCCGGGTGATACAGGATGCCGGGCACTGGCTGCACGCGGAAAAGCCCCAGGCATTCAACCGTCTGGTACAGGATTTCCTGCTTTCAGTCAGTTAA
- the glnS gene encoding glutamine--tRNA ligase, with amino-acid sequence MSQADHSPSNFIRQIIDEDLASGKHQSVQTRFPPEPNGYLHIGHAKSICLNFGIAADYNGKCNLRFDDTNPEKESVEYVESIKRDVQWLGFEWSGDIHYSSDYFEKLYGYAVELIEKGLAYVDELSPEQIREYRGTLTSPGRNSPYRDRPVEENLALFTRMRKGEFAEGTACLRAKIDMASSFMVMRDPVIYRVRFAHHHQTGDQWCIYPMYDFTHCISDALEGITHSLCTLEFQDNRRLYDWVLDNISIDCHPRQYEFSRLNLEYTVMSKRKLNQLVVDGHVEGWNDPRMPTISGLRRRGYTPASIREFCSRIGVTKQDNTVEMGMLEACIRDDLNEHAPRAMAVLRPVRLVIENLPEGHQEMLKAPNHPNKPEMGERELPFTREIFIDQDDFREEANKKYKRLVLGKEVRLRNAYVIKAERVEKDDAGNITTIYCSYDPDTLGKDPADGRKVKGVIHWVSASHGLPAQVRLYDRLFSVPNPGAAESFEAALNPESLQVMENAVVEPSLAAAPAERAYQFEREGYFCRDSESDSLVFNLTVALRDSWGKEGA; translated from the coding sequence ATGAGTCAGGCGGACCACAGTCCCAGCAATTTCATTCGTCAGATCATTGATGAAGATCTGGCCAGCGGCAAGCATCAGTCGGTGCAGACCCGCTTCCCTCCGGAGCCTAACGGCTACCTGCACATTGGCCACGCCAAATCCATCTGCCTGAATTTCGGCATAGCCGCAGACTACAACGGCAAATGCAACCTGCGTTTTGACGACACCAACCCCGAAAAGGAAAGCGTGGAGTACGTTGAGTCCATCAAGCGCGACGTGCAATGGCTGGGCTTTGAGTGGAGTGGCGACATTCATTATTCCTCCGACTATTTCGAAAAACTCTACGGTTATGCGGTGGAGCTCATCGAAAAGGGGCTGGCCTACGTGGATGAGCTGAGCCCCGAGCAGATCCGTGAATATCGCGGCACCCTGACCAGTCCGGGCCGCAACAGCCCTTACCGGGATCGCCCGGTGGAAGAAAACCTGGCGCTGTTTACCCGCATGCGCAAGGGCGAGTTTGCCGAAGGCACCGCCTGTCTGCGCGCCAAGATCGACATGGCTTCCTCCTTTATGGTGATGCGTGATCCCGTCATTTACCGGGTGCGCTTTGCCCACCACCACCAGACCGGTGACCAGTGGTGCATCTACCCCATGTACGACTTCACCCATTGCATTTCCGATGCGCTGGAAGGCATTACCCACTCCCTGTGTACCCTGGAGTTTCAGGACAACCGCCGCCTCTACGATTGGGTGCTGGACAACATCAGCATCGACTGTCACCCGCGCCAGTACGAGTTTTCCCGGCTCAACCTGGAATACACCGTCATGTCCAAGCGCAAGCTCAACCAGCTGGTGGTGGACGGCCATGTGGAAGGCTGGAACGATCCGCGCATGCCCACCATTTCCGGCCTGCGTCGTCGTGGTTATACCCCGGCGTCCATTCGCGAGTTCTGTAGCCGTATCGGCGTGACCAAACAGGACAACACCGTGGAAATGGGCATGCTGGAAGCCTGTATTCGGGACGATCTGAACGAGCATGCTCCCCGGGCCATGGCGGTATTGCGTCCGGTACGGCTGGTGATCGAGAACCTGCCCGAAGGGCATCAGGAAATGCTCAAGGCGCCAAATCATCCCAACAAGCCCGAAATGGGTGAGCGGGAGCTGCCTTTTACTCGTGAGATTTTCATTGATCAGGACGATTTCCGCGAGGAGGCCAATAAGAAATACAAGCGGCTGGTGCTGGGCAAGGAAGTGCGTCTGCGCAATGCCTATGTGATCAAGGCCGAGCGGGTGGAAAAAGACGACGCCGGTAACATCACCACCATCTATTGCAGCTACGACCCCGATACCCTGGGCAAGGATCCCGCCGATGGCCGCAAGGTCAAGGGAGTGATCCACTGGGTTTCTGCCAGTCATGGTCTGCCGGCACAAGTGCGGCTCTACGATCGCTTGTTCAGTGTGCCCAACCCGGGTGCGGCCGAGTCCTTTGAGGCGGCGCTGAACCCGGAATCGCTGCAGGTTATGGAAAACGCCGTAGTCGAACCGTCTCTGGCGGCGGCACCGGCGGAGCGGGCCTATCAGTTTGAACGGGAAGGTTATTTCTGCCGCGACAGCGAGTCCGACAGCCTGGTGTTCAACCTCACCGTGGCGCTGCGCGATTCCTGGGGTAAGGAAGGCGCCTGA
- the ybfE gene encoding LexA regulated protein — MAKQEADRTTLDLFADDRRPGRPKTNPLPRQVQLRLNKRNQLKRDRERGLRRIELKVDEQLFSKLNVLANERRLSRAELIQALLQQQLADQD; from the coding sequence ATGGCCAAGCAAGAGGCAGACAGAACCACGCTGGACCTGTTCGCCGACGATCGTCGGCCCGGCAGACCCAAAACCAATCCCCTGCCCCGGCAGGTGCAGCTCAGGCTCAACAAGCGCAATCAGCTCAAACGGGATCGCGAACGCGGTCTTCGGCGTATTGAGCTCAAGGTAGATGAGCAACTGTTCAGCAAACTCAATGTTCTGGCCAATGAACGCCGGCTCAGCCGAGCCGAGCTGATCCAGGCCCTGCTGCAGCAACAGCTGGCGGATCAGGACTAG